TGTTTTTCTTTGTCCTTTGTGTCGCAGTTTCTAGTTGAATGCGTTAAACAGAATACATAACGGTGATTATAACTTCCCGCGGCATTTCTTGGCCATAGGTACATGCCTCTGCGAGATGGGTTGAGGTGCACCTACGCGGCTCCCGTTTTGATGCAACGCATTAACACAAGCTACATATATACTATGCATTTCTGTGCAAAATGCGCTACCTACTTAATGATCCTTCTTTTCTGGAATACGTGACCACCGAAAGCGGAGTTTCACTTACGGTCGTCGGCGTGCTGGTTTTGACTAAGATTCGCAGGCACCTCCTTCCAAGCATGCATTCTTAATATCTAGCAGATATTAGTCCCCACCACCTCTCGCACCCAGCATTCGCGCGTTATTAGAGAGTATTAGTTCCGAGGACCCCGTTGGGTTCTCGCGTTCTTTTGTGCACTacctgctttcttctgttcgctaGCCGCACTCTAGGAGAGAACAATAGATCGCATGAGCTTGCGTACACAAGCCGCTtcggggccccggcactaaaactctctactgtAGAAGAAATTGCAAGGGCGCATGCTTGTGCCTCATCTTCACATTTCGCTTCCCACCCTCATTTAATCGCTATGCTTAGACATCACACCGAGTACAAAGCATGGCCCGGGAGCCTTTCATTTATTTCGCCATACATTGCATAACTATTTTGCAGGTATGTGGGCAAGTACCACGACTCTTTTGCAtgcaatgataaaaaaaattcggcagatcccacgtgccgtgagAATCGAGGTCATGCGAAACACGCGCGGGTtctgactgcggcgtaatttgtCATAGTGAGCTAAACGTTACGGaacgacgctagagaaatgtggaagtggtatacacccactcatatgctgaagagtcacaaatgtattatataaccagttgtttaaagttgcgtaacgatgccaacagcaacatgagtgttaccaacaccagacgcggtaagctgattgtagtgcttatattcttaaagggacactaaacagcaaaacgatttttctcgcattagtaaagtagtcttccacgataccaaaaacaccacgcttgctgcgagaagacgcttaacaagcgagaaaacgcggaaaaagaaaatacaggtggcgacgctaccttggaattcccgcaccatttgccgtgacgtcacatatttttgacggtgcctgctggggctacgtagttcctagtgggttaaatcgaagtacattgtcctctgagggggccagagacctgacataacgattttgtggaaatttcgtcgagccagtggcaccaaaatacgttaaatgctctttgaagtcttttacgtcacgaattacaaagttcggcgcgaaatttaaaaatgaaactttgaacttggttttctcctctaagaATAAACCCAtggcggtgaaataaactacacaagagttctccgagcacactttatcaatctaaaccaattcattgttgtgtccctttaaatactggatagcacgaatccgaacagcacaaagaagaaacacatatgaacaggacaggcgttactcacaactaagcttcattcaggaaagtttccctggatgtACACACagacgagtggcacgcgcaggcgcactgcacgtacgttacagtcacagttgcagttattacagaTGCGTTAccgttgttatgcttatacttgtccgttatgacggagaggttcttgacagttcatgaacaaggtcatcatcaccgtgatcagtgagcaccagcagctggacttgacttgttattcggatccgttcgtgatcgcggctacgaggggtctaagtgtagtgaagtgtgaggtatagcagatctggtggaaatcctggatgactCTTACAATGAAacgatctatgacgcctcctgtcctggacgtggcagagaGGTCTGTTGATGCCCTGTCtatattcaagccgtctttcacgcactataaaggccgggcgttgttgggtcttgataaatcaatgttgaagtcaccgataattatgagaggcctggttctctcggcggaattgttgtaggaagcattgaccccggtttttacgtaatcgacgtggtccacgttgcgggccacgtgaacgagtgcatggtagtggAGCGTTTTCCAGGGGTGTTCTATCTTCAGCTTccccactttccttgcgtccgtcgcggtggtgtagcggttacagtgctcggctgctgacctgaatgtcgcgggttcgatcccggccgcggcggtcgcatttcgatggcggcaagATGCCagatgcctgtgtactgtgcgatctctgtgcacattaaagaataccagatggtcaaaattccgcggcccttcactacggcatctctcataatcacatcgtggttttgggacataaaaccccactAATTAatattgttatcactttccttgcgtgtcaatgtgtgtgttcgcggttattgtgttggttgagactttgtatcacctgtggcacataaccgcataacatgaactctggtatgcgggtatgtgccacacgtgactgagagaaagggtttcatgacgtacgcgacaggtattttgctttattcatgtcatggccagtgaatcgtgttcgtcatacactgatcccctgctatgcgaattttggtatattacaagttatggagacgaccaagagagcgtccagacgtaggcggctagatagatagatagatagatagatagatagatagatagatagatagatagatagatagaaagcccaaagtgcctgaggttcgctaagaaatgcttcgcatttaaaatataccTGCACAAAGCAGCTGAGAAGTTTTCCGTCGTGGCCAATGTTACCCCATGAAGCCAGGCATGGTACACCCAAACATGCCATTTCAGGCTACAGAATTTTCAAAGCAGACAAAATATTGTGCGCACAGGGTTGACAGAGTGTAAGCCGTCCTCTGCGTCTTTGCCGATTTATCCGCCGCACTTCTTCCGCTTCTTGTTCGTAGGGAAATAGTGGAACGAAATGTCTGCATGCTTCATAGTGTTGTTATCACAACCTGGAACACTGCATGTCAGCCCGCCTTCTTGTCTTGAGGGTATTATGTCACTAGTACGCGCCAGTAAGGATCACGCTGTACAATAAATTATCAAAACACCTGAACACATGCACAAAATTGCGCGAGCACACGGtaggaaaaattcggcagatcccacgcactgtgggaatcgatgtaatgcgaagcagccagcaaagagctgcatacgtcgccttgtttgtccttgagccaaatgaaatcattcatgccatggaatctagtccaccatatatcacatgtttgccatgcacgcatgcatgcacaatctagtgtacatcATGCCAATGAaatgcatattctggtatataaatgcatgacctgtcgtttatgttcatcacgcactcgtgtcatgccataccaattttggtatatatcacgttaaaaaaacggccggaagcgcaccatgacagtggcatgtaaatcataccgtacatggcatgcataacatgattcgcatgttaagacctcccatttatgttcatcatacagtcacatcgcgcaataccaattttggtgcatatcaaaggagcgaaatggccgcgaatgcaccatgagcgtgtcatgtaagtcatgacatacatggcatgcatgtcatagttttcatgttaccacctgttattcatgttcttcatacagtcacatcgcgcaataccaattttggtgcatatcaatctagcgaaacggccacgactgcgctatgagcatggcacgtaaatcatctcgtacatttcatgcatgtcatgattgtcatgttaccacctttcatttacgttcgtcatacagtggcgtcgcgcaataccaattttggtgtataccaagctagcgaaacggccgggaatgcataatgagcgcggcatgtaaatcatgacatacataaactgcatgtcatgatttccatgttaccacctctcatttacgttcctcatgcagccgcgtcgcgcaataccaattttggtgtatgtgaagcaagcgaaacggcacgagtgcgtcatgagcatgacatgtaaatcatgttgtgcatgtcatgcatgtcatgattttcatgttaccactgtgATGTCTAAGGAAGGGAGTCAGACTCCAGCCGTCATGATGAATGGAACAAGAACTGCCTTTATTGACTATGATACATGGTTTATATGCAATGAGTAAATGCGCCCCCAGGGGGATGAAGGAacaaaaacgaaaccaaaactgaatacAACATACTCCACCCCTTATTTTTAGTGGTTAGTTGTTAGTACGTATTAGTAACAAAAAACCCAACTATTTACTCTACTTATTTGCATAGTACAGAATAAACACAATTTCAGACCGTAACTAAAAGTTGGTCTGATAGTCTTGAAGCCAGGCTGGTGGCCGGCGCCTTCGGGTCAGCCGCTCTGAATGGTGTACTGCTGAGGTTGGCTGCTGCAGTACCCCAGAAGATGGCGACTGCGTCCCAGAAGGCGGCTGCAGCACAGGAGACTGCACTACGCCAGGAGACAGCGGCTGCGGCACAGCAGGTTGCATTACGCCAGGGGACTGCGGCACGGCAGGTTGCAGTACGCCAGCAGGTGGCGGATCCGATACGGCAGGTTGTAGCCCGGCAGGCTGTGGCACCGGAACTGGAAACTGCGGCACAGGTAGCTGCGACTGGTGGGAATCGTCCCCCTCTGGAACCCTGGAAAGCTTGGAGGCATTCCACGTACGGCCGTCTTCAAGCCTGTAAGAAGCAGTTCCCTTCCTTTCCAACACTTTAGTTGGTGAAGAGAAAGAGCAGTCGCCCTTAAAGCGAACGGATGGTTTCCTGACACGAACAATGTCGCCTGCAGCTATCCCAGGTTCCTTGGCAGCTCTCCTCTTGTCTGTGTACAGCTTGCTGCTCCGCTGTTGACGCCGGACCCTACGACGTAGTCGCGCCAATTCCTTAGCCGGGTCTTTAGCGAATGCTGGTGCTGAGAAGCCAACGACGTCCAGCCTGGTTCTGGGCATCCTACCATGCAGTAGAACAGTAGGGGCAACCCCAGTGGTTGCCTGTGGAGTAGCCCTGTAAATAGCAAGATAGTCCATGACTGCTTGTCGGAGGGGTCGTCCTTCGAGAAGTGAAACTTGAACAAAGTTTTTGAATGTCCTGTTGAATTGTTCAATTTGTCCATTCACCTGGGGGTAGTAAACCGATGAATGCAAAAGATGGATGGCCCTGTCTTTCAGAAAGGTGATGAATTCCCGGGAAGTGAACTGAGGCCCGTTGTCACAAACGATTCCTTCGGGGTAGCCTTCGCGGGCAAAAACACTAGTTAAAAAGTCTTTCACTGTGCTCGTGGATACCTCACGGCAAAAATATACCTCTGGCCACTTGGAGTGGTAATCAACAAGCGTTATAGCAAATCTGCTGTTGTGAGGTGCGCGCTCCAAGGGGCCAACAATGTCTAAGGCCAGCTTTTGCCATGGTCGTTCAGGCCATTCAACAGGTTGCAGTGGCGCTGGTGATGTCTTGGCAGATTTATCGGCCTCGAGGCAGATGTGGCACTTTTCCACTGCTGTTTCTACCTCCTTATCCATTCGTGGCCACCAGAACCGCTCACGAAGTCGCGCTTTTGTGCGCGTGATACCAGGATGTGTCTCATGTGCGGTGGAAATGAACTGGGCAGTGAGAGAGGACGGAACCACGAGGCGCTCTGCTCGCAGTAGAAGGTCATCGACAACAGAAAGTTCCTCTCTAATAAGGTAGAACGGCTTCACCTCTTCTGGTAAGGACTTTTGTGGCGGCCACGCACTCAGCACAAAGGACTTGACGGTTTCTAGACACCCATCGTCAAGGACGGCCTGTCTGAACTTCTCCTTTGCCACACAGGCTGGCTCAACGAGCGACACAATTTCTTCCTCCTCTGCAAGCTCTGCTTCTGAGGTAGGTGCTGGTAGCCGTGAAAGTGCATCTGCAGCAGTGTTCGTGGACCCCCTGCGGTATTCAACAGTGAAGTTATAACAAAGCAGTCGTGCGCTCCAGCGTGCGATTCTAAGCGGGCGTCTTCCACGTCCTTGTGACGACAGCAAGGAGACAAGCGCCTGGTGGTCTGTTCGAATTTTAAAATGGCGACCCCAAAGGTACGTGTGTCATCGCTCACATGCCCAAATACATGCcagtgcttctcgttccccgactgAATACTTTCTCTCCGCTGGGGACAGTGTACGAGATGCGAAAGCGATTGTGCGAAGTTCTTGGCCATCTTGTTGCTGGAGGACTGCTCCCAGCCCACAGTCGGAAGCATCTGTCGATACAATGACTGGAAGCGCCGGGTCGAACATTTGAAGAACTGTGTTCGACGAAAGCATTTTTTTTACCCTTCTGAAACTGTTGTCTGCTTCGGTTGACCAGATGAATGGCTCATTTTTGCGAAGCAAGACTCTCATAGGCTCGACCACTTGTGCCAAACGTGGAACAAATTTCGAGTAGTACTCTACAAGACCCAAGAACGAACGGAGGGCAGCAACATCTGTTGGCACGGGAGTGTTAACTATGGAGTCAATCTTCTCAGGAAGTGGCGAGATACCACGTGCAGTGACCTTGTGCCCTAGAAATGCGAGCTCTGGAGCGTCAAAGACGCATTTGTTGTTCAGTTTCAAGCCTGCATCCTTGATCTTCTGCAGGGCTGTTTTCAGGTTCAAGAGGTGTTCTTCCACAGTCTTGCCAAAGACGACCACATCGTCAATGTAGAACAACACACCAGGGCAACGGTCAAGGATTACTGCCAGCATCTTCTAAAATGCCGCTGGGGCAGAAGCTAACCCAAAGCATACTCTCTTGAATCGAAAAAGTCCATCGTGAGTGATGAAGGCTGTTAGGTCCCTGCTGTCAGGGTGCAAGAGAACCTGATGGTAAGCGCAAGCCAAGTCGAGTTTTGAGAAATGTGTAGCGCCTACCAAAGCATGGAGAAGCTCTTCTGTGTGAGGCAACGGGAAACTATCTGGAACAATAGCCTTATTCGGTTCTCGGAGATCTACGCAGATCCTGATGCTGCCATCTTTCTTGTCAACAACGACAATGGGGGACACCCATTCGGAAGCATCGATGCGCTCGATGATGTCAAGGCTTAGTAACCTTTGAAGCTCATTTGACACTGGCTCACGGAGAGAATATGGCAGACGGCGAAGTTTGGAAGTTACTGGCTGCACGCCCTGACGCGTCTTAACCCGATGCGTGAACCCCTTAGCAAGGCCCAAGTTGGAACTGAACAGTGAAGCGAACTCGTTTGCCAAGGCTGGCGGGAGATTTTCTGGACCGGGCTGCGCGTTGGACAGTGCGTAAATGTTGGCAAGTGGAACGGAAGTGGAACGAGGCACCGTGTCATTGACACATGTCAACGGAGCAACAGACGTAGTCGTATGTAAGCACTTGAGAGTAGAACCCTCAATGCGAAGACTTAAGGCTTTAATGCCGTCAAGGCCGATAAAACAAGTTAATCGGCAAACAACATAAAAACAGAGTGACGCGGTGCGCCCTTTGAACTGTACATCTGCCGTGAAACAACCTAGCACGCAAATTGGACGTTCCGAATAGTCAAACAATGTGACGTGCGGGGCAGGCAGAAGCGAAATGCTCTGAAAATGTCGACGGAATGCTtgctctgacaaaattgaaacAGATGACCCTGAATCAACAAGAAGTGTAAGCTTGACGTCTGCAACCAGCACTTCTACGTGAATTCCCTTACGAGCGGAACGTTCCACAGTCAACACTTGCTCAGTACTGCTACACGACGATACATCGTCATCACATTCTACTTCGCGGACCCTGCCTTGCACTTGAGCTCGTTTGCGGTTGCATACATTTTGAAAGTGGCCCTAGCGAccgcaaaacaaacaacttttccCATGCGCTGGGCACTGCATATCTGATGCGAAGTGATCCCGCGAGCCGCATCGGAAGCAGTGCGGCGACGCGGAGCGCCTACTGTGTTCTCGGTTCCGTTCAGGGGGGCGGTGCCCCTGCGGCGCACGTGAGCCGCTGGCACTTTTCGTTAGCTTCTGCTGAAAGTGGGCTGCCGGCTGTGAATTGCTCTTTTGCGATGAATGCAATGGTTTCTTACGACGACGCTGCATTGAAACTTTGTCGACCGAAGGAGAAAATTCCTTTAGCTCTTCAGCTGCTTGCTCAAATTGGAGCGCAATTCGCACCGAGCCTTCGAACGAAAG
Above is a window of Rhipicephalus sanguineus isolate Rsan-2018 chromosome 3, BIME_Rsan_1.4, whole genome shotgun sequence DNA encoding:
- the LOC119385330 gene encoding uncharacterized protein K02A2.6-like, translated to MLAVILDRCPGVLFYIDDVVVFGKTVEEHLLNLKTALQKIKDAGLKLNNKCVFDAPELAFLGHKVTARGISPLPEKIDSIVNTPVPTDVAALHALSRLPAPTSEAELAEEEEIVSLVEPACVAKEKFRQAVLDDGCLETVKSFVLSAWPPQKSLPEEVKPFYLIREELSVVDDLLLRAERLVVPSSLTAQFISTAHETHPGITRTKARLRERFWWPRMDKEVETAVEKCHICLEADKSAKTSPAPLQPVEWPERPWQKLALDIVGPLERAPHNSRFAITLVDYHSKWPEVYFCRFQRGTIPTSRSYLCRSFQFRCHSLPGYNLPYRIRHLLAYCNLPCRSPLA